One window of the Conexibacter sp. SYSU D00693 genome contains the following:
- a CDS encoding sigma-70 family RNA polymerase sigma factor, with translation MLLADEAPIAELEELRNLIAEGQERGFLTIEQITACLEEVEVTKEQVRELHAYLDEHGIAIVSADGRAVSSETAKVEAQAEQRAAQRESGGAAAPAERKKKPEIDLTVEPSLDSLRLYLRSIGRVSLLTAEQEVSLAKRIERGDMNAKQQMVEANLRLVVSIAKGYLGRGLTFLDLIQEGSLGLIRAVEKFDYRRGYKFSTYATWWIRQAVTRAIADKGRTIRIPVHMVEKLNKVVHVERQLVQSLGREPSPEEIAAELECTPREVRDILRMSQQPISLEKPIGEEEESELGDFVEDQTAESPFELASESLRKENVHRALAALPQREREVIEMRFGLTGGRPRTLEEVGRAFNVTRERIRQIENHTLKKLESLPEAQRLRDAS, from the coding sequence GTGCTTCTCGCCGACGAAGCACCCATTGCGGAGCTGGAGGAGCTCCGCAACCTCATCGCCGAGGGCCAGGAGCGCGGGTTCCTGACCATCGAGCAGATCACGGCCTGCCTCGAGGAGGTCGAGGTCACCAAGGAGCAGGTCCGCGAGCTGCACGCGTACCTGGACGAGCACGGCATCGCGATCGTGTCGGCCGACGGCCGCGCGGTCAGCAGCGAGACCGCCAAGGTCGAGGCGCAGGCCGAGCAGCGCGCCGCCCAGCGCGAGAGCGGCGGCGCCGCAGCGCCGGCCGAGCGCAAGAAGAAGCCGGAGATCGACCTCACCGTCGAGCCGTCGCTGGACTCGCTGCGCCTGTACCTGCGGTCGATCGGCCGCGTGAGCCTGCTCACCGCCGAGCAGGAGGTGTCGCTCGCCAAGCGCATCGAGCGCGGCGACATGAACGCCAAGCAGCAGATGGTCGAGGCCAACCTGCGCCTCGTCGTCTCGATCGCCAAGGGCTACCTCGGCCGCGGCCTGACCTTCCTGGACCTCATCCAGGAGGGCTCGCTGGGCCTCATCCGCGCGGTGGAGAAGTTCGACTACCGCCGCGGCTACAAGTTCTCGACGTACGCGACCTGGTGGATCCGCCAGGCCGTGACGCGCGCCATCGCCGACAAGGGGCGGACGATCCGCATCCCGGTCCACATGGTGGAGAAGCTCAACAAGGTCGTGCACGTCGAGCGCCAGCTCGTCCAGTCGCTCGGCCGCGAGCCCTCCCCCGAGGAGATCGCCGCCGAGCTCGAGTGCACGCCGCGCGAGGTGCGCGACATCCTGCGCATGAGCCAGCAGCCGATCTCGCTCGAGAAGCCGATCGGCGAGGAGGAGGAGTCCGAGCTCGGCGACTTCGTCGAGGACCAGACCGCCGAGTCCCCGTTCGAGCTGGCGTCCGAGTCGCTGCGCAAGGAGAACGTCCACCGCGCGCTGGCGGCGCTGCCCCAGCGCGAGCGCGAGGTCATCGAGATGCGCTTCGGGCTCACGGGCGGGCGCCCGCGCACGCTCGAGGAGGTCGGTCGCGCGTTCAACGTCACGCGCGAGCGCATCCGCCAGATCGAGAACCACACGCTGAAGAAGCTCGAGTCGCTGCCCGAGGCGCAGCGGCTGCGCGACGCGTCGTAG